The sequence CCCCCCCGGAGCTTTTGGCCTGGGAGGTACACAGGCCCCGCAGCCCAGACCTGCGAGAGACAGGAGGCGACACTGGAAGGGACCACTGCCTTTATTGCCTCTGTGCTGGGGTCCCAGCCTGGGCTTCAGAGGCCTCTGGGGGCAATAGGTGACCCTGGGCCCAAATTATTGCTACTTGGCCAGGTCACCTTGGGGCTTCCCATAGTGCCCTGAGAATGGGTGGGGTGAGGGCATGCAAATGATAAGAAAATGGCATGCAAACCAACCCAGAGGCCTCTGGCACATCCATGGGTGCTGGAAGAGTCAGAGCCTAGTGGCCTGGGAGGGCAACAGGGGCACCCAGGTCCAGCCCAGCCTCAGGGGCAAGGTTTGAGGGGTTGGGTCCCTGAGCATCAGCCCTGCTTCTGCTGCTAGCTGGGAAGGAGCAGAAGCCTGGCCCCAAGACAGCGGGAAGAAACCAGGACCCTTGCTAGGCAGCCAGATGGCCCAAGGCCCACCCACACAGGGACAGAACCTGCCCTGGGTCGCTCAGCCAGGAGAGACCAGAATCCAGGTCTCCTGAGCCAGGCAGAAGCCAAAGTAGCTTGGAGGCTGAAGtgacaaacaataaaatacatggataaataaatcaataataaatagaaagcaaGCAGCCCAGTCCCTGATCCCTGGGCTGAGAGCCCTTCCACCAGGCCCAGGTCCAGGAGCAGGCAGGCCCTGGTCTTTGCGCTGGGTGGGCTGGCCAGGGCAGAAGGCtccagagggagggaggcagggtccCGGGGTCCTCGGCGTGTGAAGGTCTGGCTCAGTTGTTATTCATTATCCACCAGGAGGCTGGGGGTCAGAGGTCGGGGGGTCAGGAGCCCTCAGGAGCCCACTGCCCCTCCCAGGCGACAGTGAGTGGGGGTCTGCCGCACACCTGGGAAGAACACAGTGGTGAGGGTGTCCGGAGCCCGCAGGTGGTCGATGAGGACGCGCTGGAAGGCCTTGCTGCAGGGCGACTGCTGGTGCCTGCGGAGAGACGCAGGCTGCCATGACCTCGGTCTCCCTactcctgccccaccctgctgCCAGGATCAGACCCCAGCCCTTCTCACGCTGCCTCTGAAGCCTCAGTCCTCTCCCCTTTGACACGAGGACGCTGTGCAGGTAGAACGAAGGGCACCGCACACAGTGCTCGGCATTGTCACATGCATGGTGACAAGTGTGTGTTCACTAAGTGCCTCCTGTGTCCCTGTGCTGTATTCAGCTCTTCCCAGTCACCTCCTTTAGCCCACAGGAGTTGGAACTGTTATCACTTCCATTTTGGAAAGGACTCGGGGGTCGGGCAGGTGGGGTCACTCATCTGAGGTCACAGAGCCAGTGAGCGGGAGAGCAGGATTAGAACCCTGGCCTGACTCACTCCAGGGTCACAGTCCATGGTGTTAGCGGCCAGACTGGCACTCATACCTTCTCCAGGAGGCCTCATCCTGCCAGAACTCATACAGGGTGAAGGAGGCACCGTCCGGCATCTTCTGGGCAGACACACTGCGGGGCCAAAGAGATGGgcaggccaggccagggctgccaccacctctgcctccctggcctgGGGTCTCATGGGAGCCCTGGCCCAGGACGTCCAGCCCCAGCACCCCTCTCTGCCCCAGCACCTCTCCCCGCCTCAGCCATCCCACCTGCCAGCTGGGGACTCACTGCAGACAATGGCTCTGGGCCCCTGTGAAGTCCACGTAGCAGCGCAGGGCTCGGTGGAAGTCCTGCAGGCCTTCCTCTGCCACCTGGACCTGCCTCTGGGCCACGAGGATGTGCTGGTGGGAGAGGCAGTCGGTCAGCCGGTGTGGGGCTGGGCGCAGGGGAGGGACTGGCCGTGGCCTCTAGGAGGTtcccagctgtttttttgtttgtttgtttttaagacaggatcttattctcacccaggctggagtgcagtggtgtgtgggatcatggctcactgcagcctctacctgccaggctcaagtaatcctcccatcttggcctcccaaggtgctggaattacaggcatgagccacctacACCTGGCCCCCAGCCTTCTTGACTGATGCCAGATCCAACCTACCCTTTAGCTGGGTTCCTGCTGCCAACCTGCCCCCCAACCTCCCTGTCTCCATTGTCTCCCTGTCTCCAAGGGTGCTGCTTGATCCAGCCACTGTCCCTCCTGCAGTATGCCaccacttccttcctccctccagcgTCCGTCCACACTGCCCCAGACCTGGCTTTCAAAAATGCTGATGGGGAACCAAAGCCCAGAGAAGGGTGGCGGTTCCTGCAGGTTCTCAGAACCCGGCACCTGCCTGCCAGGCCTGGGGGCGGGGCACATGTGCATTGCAGAGGGTGGGCGCAGCTGGCCCCATGAACCCCCAATTCATGAGCACCCCCAGACATGGCCATCCAGCCGCTTGCCCCTCTCCTGGGCTCACCGAATCAGGCCCCTTGGCCAGGTCCTCTTCATGCAGGGGTTCCAGCCGGGGGGCCTGTGAGGGCACAGAGTATGGGCCGCGCCTCCAGCATGGGCCTGGCTCGGGTGGATACCAGGAGGGTCCTCCCTCGTGGGGCCCTGGCCCCATGGCCCTCACCTTGCACTCGAGCTGGTCGATGAGCTCCTGGAGGCGGTTCACCTGGAGCTGCCACTGCATCTCAGCCTCTGAGCTGTGCCCTGTGGGTGGGGCCCGTGCAGGGTCAGGCAGGGGCCTCTCAGGCCTGGCAGGTTCTCAGAATGAAGTAAGGGGCAGTGAAAGAGCGGGGCCTGGGGGAAGGAGGGATGCGGTGCCCGCCTTGGCCAGGCCTCCCACCCCGCCCCAGGCGCACCTGTGTCAGAAGAGCCAGGGGACCAGGTGGATGACCGGCTGACGCTCCTCAGGGCCCGGCGTCCTGTCCGCCGGCTGCCGCAGGGCCTACTCTGCGCCTCCATGCTCTCTGCATCTGACCTAGAGAAAGTGAGGCTCACAGGGCCGAGGACTGGGGCCCCAGGACGGGACAGGCCTGGGTGAGGAAGACAGGCCTCCTGGGACTCTGAGGCCTAGCCCCAAAGCCAGTCTCATCTCACCCCACCATGGCTTCCCTGCCCAAAAATACAGCCTCTAGAATGCTGAGACTGTGGGGATTTGGAATGGGGGTACAGTGGGCACTTGTGCACTAGCCCTGCAGGTCGGCAGTGCCCTTACATACCGCCAGCCACGGGCCTGGGCCTCCAGAGTATCTGACGCCCCCTCCAGCGAGCTCTGCAGGGCTTGCAGCTGGCTCACCGTCTCCCGCAGCAGGAAGCGCGTCACAAACTGGTCCACCTTGGAGGCCCTCTCGTACGCCTGCGGGCCAAGGGGGGACGGTCAGCAtctcccagcctgggcagtgaTCTCTGAGTGGGTCCTCTGCCTCTTGCCCATCAGAGCAGCAGTGGCGGTGCCAAGAGCAGGGGCACGTAAACCCGGCACAGGCAGGAGGGTACTGAGACCCGATGGGCAGGGAGGGTCTGGATCCCTCCTTGTCCGGGCCTGGCCTCCCTCCCCGGAGGTGTGGAGCCAACTCACAGCAGGCATCTGCCTGCCGACGTGCCTGGCTTTTCTGGACTTCACGGCCCCTTCCCCGATGGGGCTACCACCTTCAGCACTGTCATAGCCAGTGAGTCCCAGGCACAGCTAGGCTGGGTGGGGCTGTCACAAGGTATCAAAGGGCCAATGTTGACACGAGGCAAAATGATGGCCTGGTGTGGCCCCAGACTCACAATCTACGTGTTCAgtccctcattcattcactcatgcacACAACACTGGATGCTTTTTACTAAgagctgctgataaagacaatcAGGTCACCGTCctcactcacacagacacacacacacacacccgctgGCACTGACCCCAACCGCCACTGCCAGCCTCCTCTCGGCCCCTCTCAGGGCggcagagaggcagggaggctgcCCACATGTTAGGCCCGGCGTGGCCCAGCATGGGATTCTGAGGCTTCTCAACTACCTTCACTTCCTGgggcttccatttcctcatctatcaaaCAGGAAAGATGAAACTCAGCATATGGAGCTGCGAGAAGCTCCCAGGAGTTAATTCCTGCACAGGACTCAGCACAGGGTCTGACACATAAGCTCTCAATGCTAGACCTGCCAGCCGTCTATTGTCAAGGCCTGCCCACTTACACACCCAAGAGTCACAGACGTCCTGAGAATTGCCtaacccccaccacacacacacacacgcaaacacacacgcGTGCGCACCAGAGTGGGAGTCCTGGGGAGCTGTGGTCCAGGTGCCTGCCCTCTCCGAGGGGACTCCAGAGGTCCCAACCATCAGAGATTTCATCTCCTGCCACAACCTGCCTCAGCTCAGCCATCAGATGGGACCTCCTGGGCCAGGCTTATGAGTTAGGAGACAAGGACAGAGAGGAAGGTGGGTCTTTTCATTCTCAGACAGGCCAGGGTTTCTCTCTCCATGAAATCTTTCCAAAAAATTCCTTTTTGGGTATTTGAGATGAttagtttctgttgcttgcaaccagaGAACAGATAGAAGCACCCACTCAGAGCCAGGCACTGCTACAAGAAGAATTTCATttagtcttttgtttttctgagacagagtctcactctatcacccaagctggagtgacatggcatgatcttggctcactgcaatctctgcctcccaggttcaagcaattctcctgcctcagcctcttaagtaactgggattacaggcccgtgctgccacacctggctaatgtttgtatttttagtacagacagggtttcactatgttgtccaggctggactcgaactcctgacctcaggtgatccacccacctccgcctcccaaagtactgagacaataggcattagccaccatgccgggcctcaTTTAACCTTTGTAACAATTTATAGGAACCATAATtgaccccattttgcagatgagaaaacaggcccagagagattTATTACCTGGGCTAAGGTCACATAGTAAGTTAGTGGCAGGGCCAAAATTCATACCCAAACCACAGAAATCCCCCTCTATTGGCCACTAAGCACCTTACGTGCATTGCCTCATTTATGATCATTAGCCCAGTTTTACAGCTGAGAAACCAAAAGTGACAAAGTGAGTGGAGCCCAGATTCACCTTTAGGCCCTGGGAGGCGGTGCTCAGAGCCTGCAATTGGTGAGGTCAGCCCGTGAGGTCACAATGTTGCCAGGGCCCAGGGGGCAGAGCAGACGGAGTGTGGGCCATGGTCCCCAGTGGTGACCAGCCCTGCCATGGGAAACAATAGTTCCCACAAAAGGACCAAAGCACCCAAGCAGGCCCACAAGGAGAGGCCAGCTGACATGGACAAGGCCTGGTGGAAACAGTTCCTCAACCACCTCACTCGGAAGAAGCCGACTGTGAGTGTGGGGGATGGGGaacagggctggggaggcagaTGGGGGTCAGGGAAAGCTGGATAGGTGGGTGGGAGTCTAGGCCTTGTGTGCAGAAGTCCTAGGGGGTGAGGGAGGACTTCGAAAATCTCTCCCAAGGATGAGGATCCCAGGGGCCCATATGGGTGTGGATGGGGGTCTTttcaaggtggctcacgcctgtaatcccaacactttgggaggccaaggtgggtggatcacttgagcccaggagttcgaaatcatcctgggcaacatagggaggtcctatctctacaaaaataaaaaattaggtgtTTGTGGTGGCgaatgcccatagtcccagctactcagaagactgaggtggacTGCGTGAGCTCAGGTCAAGGCATGCAGTGAGCCGttgacagcaccactgcactccaacctgtagGACAAGACCCTATTTgactcagtctttaaaaaaaaaaaaaaaaagcccagaaggGAGGGCAGAGATTTCAGAACCAGAAA comes from Macaca fascicularis isolate 582-1 chromosome 10, T2T-MFA8v1.1 and encodes:
- the NECAB3 gene encoding N-terminal EF-hand calcium-binding protein 3 isoform X4, whose protein sequence is MACVGLLTVCLLRPPAPQPQPQSPPQPPRHPQLAPDPGPAGHALFQDVFRRADKNDDGKLSFEEFQNYFADGVLSPGELQELFSGIDGHLTDNLETEKLCDYFAEHLGVYRPVLAALESLNRAVLAAMDATKLAYERASKVDQFVTRFLLRETVSQLQALQSSLEGASDTLEAQARGWRSDAESMEAQSRPCGSRRTGRRALRSVSRSSTWSPGSSDTGHSSEAEMQWQLQVNRLQELIDQLECKAPRLEPLHEEDLAKGPDSHILVAQRQVQVAEEGLQDFHRALRCYVDFTGAQSHCLHVSAQKMPDGASFTLYEFWQDEASWRRHQQSPCSKAFQRVLIDHLRAPDTLTTVFFPASWWIMNNN
- the NECAB3 gene encoding N-terminal EF-hand calcium-binding protein 3 isoform X5; translation: MACVGLLTVCLLRPPAPQPQPQSPPQPPRHPQLAPDPGPAGHALFQDVFRRADKNDDGKLSFEEFQNYFADGVLSPGELQELFSGIDGHLTDNLETEKLCDYFAEHLGVYRPVLAALESLNRAVLAAMDATKLAYERASKVDQFVTRFLLRETVSQLQALQSSLEGASDTLEAQARGWRSDAESMEAQSRPCGSRRTGRRALRSVSRSSTWSPGSSDTGHSSEAEMQWQLQVNRLQELIDQLECKHILVAQRQVQVAEEGLQDFHRALRCYVDFTGAQSHCLHVSAQKMPDGASFTLYEFWQDEASWRRHQQSPCSKAFQRVLIDHLRAPDTLTTVFFPASWWIMNNN
- the NECAB3 gene encoding N-terminal EF-hand calcium-binding protein 3 isoform X2 — its product is MACVGLLTVCLLRPPAPQPQPQSPPQPPRHPQLAPDPGPAGHALFQDVFRRADKNDDGKLSFEEFQNYFADGVLSPGELQELFSGIDGHLTDNLETEKLCDYFAEHLGVYRPVLAALESLNRAVLAAMDATKLAYERASKVDQFVTRFLLRETVSQLQALQSSLEGASDTLEAQARGWRSDAESMEAQSRPCGSRRTGRRALRSVSRSSTWSPGSSDTGHSSEAEMQWQLQVNRLQELIDQLECKVRAMGPGPHEGGPSWYPPEPGPCWRRGPYSVPSQAPRLEPLHEEDLAKGPDSHILVAQRQVQVAEEGLQDFHRALRCYVDFTGAQSHCLHVSAQKMPDGASFTLYEFWQDEASWRRHQQSPCSKAFQRVLIDHLRAPDTLTTVFFPASWWIMNNN
- the NECAB3 gene encoding N-terminal EF-hand calcium-binding protein 3 isoform X3, producing the protein MATQQSSGLRSRTAVQDSWAAKPAHFLNLPHAGTVPGAEVFRRADKNDDGKLSFEEFQNYFADGVLSPGELQELFSGIDGHLTDNLETEKLCDYFAEHLGVYRPVLAALESLNRAVLAAMDATKLAYERASKVDQFVTRFLLRETVSQLQALQSSLEGASDTLEAQARGWRSDAESMEAQSRPCGSRRTGRRALRSVSRSSTWSPGSSDTGHSSEAEMQWQLQVNRLQELIDQLECKVRAMGPGPHEGGPSWYPPEPGPCWRRGPYSVPSQAPRLEPLHEEDLAKGPDSHILVAQRQVQVAEEGLQDFHRALRCYVDFTGAQSHCLHVSAQKMPDGASFTLYEFWQDEASWRRHQQSPCSKAFQRVLIDHLRAPDTLTTVFFPASWWIMNNN